In Gemmatimonadetes bacterium T265, one DNA window encodes the following:
- the sipf gene encoding signal peptidase I produces MWETARAFLGTVLLFLVIRTFLVEAFRIPSGSMIPTLLVGDWLFVNKLVYGPHLPFTSVTLPGYADPKRGDVVVFESPYQGDEAARGADATPTLVKRLVGLPGDTLYMRDGLLYVDGVAQRQGYATGSNYKGNPDETNDLFGWQRQYALTASRFGAAPATPTHDNWGPLVIPPRHYMMLGDNRYCSKDSRYWGLVPRDNLRGRPIFVYYSYRPAPDDETGTGACDPDRSEKPLPFVTDVRWARIGHVIK; encoded by the coding sequence GTGTGGGAGACCGCGCGCGCCTTCCTCGGCACCGTCCTCCTCTTCCTCGTCATCCGGACCTTCCTCGTCGAAGCGTTCCGGATCCCGTCGGGCAGCATGATCCCGACGCTCCTCGTCGGCGACTGGCTGTTCGTCAACAAACTCGTCTACGGCCCACACCTGCCGTTCACGAGCGTCACCCTCCCCGGCTACGCCGACCCGAAGCGCGGCGACGTGGTCGTCTTCGAATCCCCGTACCAGGGCGACGAGGCCGCCCGCGGCGCCGACGCGACCCCGACCCTCGTCAAGCGCCTCGTCGGCCTCCCGGGCGACACGCTCTACATGCGCGACGGCCTGCTCTACGTCGACGGCGTCGCGCAGCGTCAGGGGTACGCCACCGGCAGCAACTACAAGGGCAACCCGGACGAGACCAACGACCTCTTCGGCTGGCAGCGCCAGTACGCCCTCACCGCGTCCCGCTTCGGCGCCGCCCCTGCCACCCCCACGCACGACAACTGGGGCCCGCTCGTCATCCCGCCGCGCCACTACATGATGCTCGGCGACAACCGCTACTGCTCCAAGGACTCGCGCTACTGGGGCCTCGTCCCGCGCGACAACCTCCGCGGCCGCCCCATCTTCGTCTACTACTCCTACCGCCCCGCCCCCGACGACGAAACCGGCACCGGCGCGTGCGACCCCGACCGCAGCGAGAAGCCGCTGCCGTTCGTGACCGACGTGCGCTGGGCCCGAATCGGCCACGTGATCAAGTAA